A window of Limanda limanda chromosome 4, fLimLim1.1, whole genome shotgun sequence genomic DNA:
GCTTAGTTACCAGCTCCCTTAATATGTCTGTTAATGAATATTCCcagggaaatcagtgaaaatgtttaaGAAATCTAAAGATCTGCACCGAAATGACTCATATTTGGATCATTACACTAAgtgtaatcttgcttataatcaaacaaacactcatataaaccaaccaacaaatatGCTTCATCATTCTATTTTTTGAGGAAAAAAGTCTATACGGATGAGAAGCTCGAGGTAGAAGTTAACAGGTTGTACCACATGTTGGGTACTGGTGCCAAACATCTCACTAAAATGGCCGATGTTCTGCCATTTTCCGTTCTCTTCCTTTGCTTTGCATTCGTTTCTGGTCAAAGAGTCGGACAGGACCAAACGGAGACAAAAGGACTTTGGTGTAAACTGAACAACCTTTTTTTCTCAGCTGCTGTTCATTATGTGTCAACTGTGACTCACATTTTATATTgttaaagaaatgtattttgacATTAATGTCGAAAAGTTGCATTTGTGTTGTATATCACACTTGCCTAACACTGACCGATGTAAGATATATGACTAAGCCTGATAGACAAAAAGCCTTTTTCCTTCAGTCTACAATGTGATGGACTCTCTGAAGGGGTTGGGTTTGTTCTTTCCTGGAAGGTAAATCCTTCTGAAAGTGTTACCAGACCACCTAACTCCATAATAGCGATTGTTATTTGAATAATGTGGTTTGATCATATGTACACATGCATGTTTGAGCTGATGTTCCTCGGCCAAAAGGGTCTGTTTCCATCTGCatatgcaaaaaaaatacaaaaggttTACTTAAAATGCAACGCAAATGCTTGAATACTGATAAGAAATCCCTTGAAAGTCTACTTGGCAGGTTTATTACTGTTTCTAAACACAATCGGGAATTTGACTAGATGTAGTAAAAACTTCCAATCTCGAATAAAGACTAGACTTTTCAATCGTTCTTTTCTCCTGGTGGATACtgatcattttctctctctcttctttttctctcacagTTTGACCGATGAGTTTCCGCTGCTGCCTGCATACATCTCTGTCCTTAAGGCTGAGGTAGTAGATTGAATAGTTGTGGGGTTTGTGTCCTCCCTCTGAGATAACTATGCAATCTACTGTCTTTCCTAAGGAGACAGGCTGAGCTGCTGCGATGCACATGAGGAGCTCCATGGAAGAAGGAACTCAACGACCAAGTATTCAACTCTGCTTTGTCTGCAATCTCTTCAGgggaaaactttattttaaagctgCAGTTCTGGAACATGTTCTGAATTAATCATGTATTGAGTGAGAACTCGTGTTTAAAGAGGCTGTGCTTGAAGTTGAGCCTAGCAAGGTGAGGTAGTAGGTTGTATAGTTTGTGGGATGGAGTCAATCCTACTCAGGCGTTAACTATACAGTCTATTACCTTCCTTGAGAGGTACAATGAGTGCTTGGGCGGAAGCGACTGCTCTTATGGCGAAGGAGCCACTCTGGTGCCATCTTGTGGCTAAAGACTATCATCACCCTGGAAATGATCCGAGCTTTGTCTCTGTTGAGTGTACGAGGAGATGTTTTCTGAAATCAACCTGAGGATGAAAGTATCTCTAACTCCTTTTGGTCTAGGAGTAATTCATTAAGCATTTCAGCACTAGAAGTAGATCCTGAGAGATGTAAGAAGACCAGAAGACACAAATACCGGCTCACGATCTGTAAACTTTTTCCGAAAACAGAACAATAAAGAACACATTTAATGGCTGTTTCGATTTTCTcaacaataaatcaaaataatatCCAATAACTACGGAGTCGACTGATGGAATAAAGTCTACATGGTTGATGTTTGCAGTCTCGCAATCATTTGTCAAATCCAACACATTAAATAGTCTGCAACAACTGCAATAAACCCAAATACGAAGGTAGTTGTATGATAACTGCTGAATTAAATCACCAATATATGGTGAAGTGCAAtttaatttttcagtttttttgcagTGAAAATATCACACACTGAGTAGTTGGTGCCTCAAACAAAAttcaatgttttcatttgtttcacaTATGAGTTAAGATGCAgtttataaaatacaaatttgaaatcAGTCTGAATtccatttcctttctttcttgcACTcttttacacactcacactgagcTTCTGCTCATTGGTCAAACACCAATTGTTGTCATAAGGAGGAAGTTAACAAATGTGTTGGTCTCACATTGAGGGCAATTCTACCACTTCTCTTTATTtacctcctctctttcttccgTTTTAAAAGTTGCCCTCAGCAGCTTTAAGAATTGCTCTTGAGGGAAAAACCTTTTTTGCAACTTTTAGCTCGCACATTTGAAAAATGTCGATCAGTAATAGAGGGTGTTGTGTTAAAGCAGCCCTAAAATGTgaagcacacaacacaacctaaGTGTGATGGCAGCATTTCAAATTAGTTTCGACCTGGTTTTGATACGTTTTTTTTCAGTAACAAATTAAGAACAAAGAAAAGGCTGAATGAAAATGAGTTGTGTTGTTCAGGAGATTGTTTTCGAACGATGcattgctaaaaaaaaaaaagcaataagtCTGTATGGTCCAGGGATCTGTGGATCCCTCCTCAAAATATGGATTCCACAAATACTATTTCTCATTTCTAGCATCAATTTGATCGACACcagtttctgtttgtctcttctACTTCACATCTTTCTACACTGCGGTTGCGGTGTTGTGTGTGAACGAACCTCTCTTTGCAGCTGAGGCAACAACATCAATGTGAAAAAGCCCTTAATAATAACCACAAGAAAGAGAATAGCCGGTACTGAGAAGAAGAGATGATTAAGAGGAAGGAAATTACCCCGATAGACAGACCCTCTGGTATGCTTCCTACACACACGGTTGAGTTGGAAATCAAACCCAGGTCTCACGGGTGACAGGTAGAAATTAAACCACTCATTATGATGCTTTCTAACCTTTTGGTAAATGATTTAGTggtaattaaaatgatttaagaTTAGGCAATTGGTGATGCACATACATTATAAATCATGGTTCACTGCTCTCCTCTAAATTAAGCTGCATTAAGCCACTAATTATCAGAATCAGCATTTTCTGGCCCTGAATCACAAGAAGATTCTGCAGCATCACACGTTTCCTGTATGTTCTTGTAAAAGTCAGCAACTTAAACACTTCAGGCAgcattttttttcataaagtgCCCTTTTGTGTAAAATTGCATCAGTAGCGAATTAGAGGCTGACCGATATTTGGAATTTTTATGGCCGGTGCTGATACGATATTAGATACAAACAAATTGGAAAGGATTGCTAAAATGCTGTAATCCAACCcccatgacaaagaaatgtaactgagaCCTGATATattacagtttaaccatgaacATAAACCATGATTAactataaagaaaaagaaaacctatATAGATtaaaattaatacaaaataaacgcacatcttttctgcattctgtaaaataagtttatttttgatatatatatttttggtatAATTAATGTATCAGCGatacaataaacacacaagttaATATGAAGATTTGTACAACTCCGCAGTAAATGCTATAAAAATTACTTCAACAATCAGTTTATGTGGAAATACATGGTTAACATACAGTTAGAGATAGTGAAGGTAATTTCCAAAAGTGAATATGAAGAACTGGAACTTTagggaaaacagaaacagaaaaacaaaagtgataTGAAACTTGGTGTTCGAAAACGAGAGTTTAAAAACAAGAGCTTTTAAAACAAGCGGAAGTTCATATGGTTTCTCCTGTGCGGCAGTTTTTACAATAAacaaacccccacacacacacacatactctaacaagaaacacacacattcctgaaCATCAGCGAGAACAAATCTCTTAGTGCACACGCCTAAATATATTCATCCTTATATATTCTTCACCAAAAAAACATAGCTACCTGATTTTAATAAACTTCAATATAAAAAACTCCATACTGTTAATGATTTTCTTCAGTCCCTCAAACTTCGCCCTAAAGAACAGAGACTCACAAACAGTGAACTCTGGCTTTATTCGTCGTTGGTCACACTGTTACTGCTCTGATTGTTGTTCTCAGCAGAACCGGACTTCAATCCTTTATTTTCATTCCCACACGCGATGAACCGTCTCCAGATCTGCAGGTATGCTCTCCTTATCTTCTGTATTTTGAACGCATACACCACCGGGTTCACAGCCGAGTTTGCATGAGAGAGCAGGATGCCGACATGAAAAACACTTTTGGTTACGTTTTCAGAATCGGTGAAGTAAGCGATGCAGTTCATGATGTGGATTGGGAGCCAGGACAGAGCAAACAGAGCCAggaccagagccagagacccggccagctgcttctctttcctcagGTAGTTCAGAGATGGTCTCTTAACACTGTGGCCTGgtttctctctgaggtttcctCGGATGATGTAAAACACCAGGCCGTACAAAATGGTCATAATCAACAGCGGtgtcaaagtgcagagaaaGAAGTCGAAGTAAACCAAGTATGCCATGGGGATAACAGATGTAAACTGGCACACCATTGTGGAGTTGATGGAGTAAGGCAAGGTTTTGTCGTCGTACCATCCGAGCATGGGAACAAAGCTTAGAGGTATTGCAATAAACCAACATGCTGCTACCACAAGCCACGAATGTCTCTGCCTTATTGTCCTTTTGTACCTAAGAAGAAAAAGACTAATGATGAATGCAGTTAACTGTGCATTAAAAATAGCACAGGGCAATCAGAAATTACATGGAAACATCATAaagatgtgttgttgttgtcaagacaaaaaaaagtttctgtTATTTCTCATTCTGTACAGAAGCAGTTTTTTCAGCACAATActttgaaagagagaaacaatttCCTTGTTCCTAAAACTAGTTCTAGGCTGCAAGACAAGTTCACCTAAACAAGGCATTTTGTAGAGGCAGTCTTATGCAATCGTATATTAGTAGTTTTATACATTAAAAATTAAGGTTTATTCTCAAAATACTGACTTTATCTCAATATGCAAAAAATGTTAATTATATTTCTTCTCTGAATAGGttctactttatttttaataaacaaaataaaaatatatcacTCCGCTGATGTATTTCAACTTTAccataaacatttcaaattattttttctgaaaatattttaaatgattcttCATCTtcccattgtttcttatacttggTCCTAAAACCTAATATTCCATTAGAATTGGAATTAAGATGAAAGTGGATATGAATGTAAAACTCAGCTTTCTAGTGatgctgaaaaataaaagaaatcatACCTGAGGGGGATACACACGCGGAGGTAACGGTCCAAAGCAATAGCCGCAAGACACAAAACTGAGACGGACATCAGCAGGATGACCACGCAGCAGATGAATTGACAAGTGTGAAATGAAGTGTCCACTCGTCCGTCCACCAGCACAGCCAGCGGTATGGCCACACAGCCCACCAGGAAGTCGGCGGCTGCCAGAGAGACGATGAGGCAGAAGGTGGGCAGCTGAAGGCTCTTACTGGTCCACAGAGCCAAAATGACCAACATGTTTCCCAGGCAGCAGCTGACAGCGATGAGCACCTCCACCAACGTGTAGATCACCTCACCCAGGCTCATCGTGCTCTCTGTGTGGCTCCTGTTTGGTCTCTGGAGAAGTGTCTCTGAATGCTGTGTCACTTATGACTCACCTCGATTCTTGTGAAGTTTTGAGGAAGTCAAGATGTAGAGGAAACCAATCTACCGATCTATCTATTCACCACATTGAATGTGGTGCACACAGTTGACACTAATCATCAGATGAGAGATGTGTTTTGAGGTGTAGTTGTTATTTTCCTTTCGGATTTATTCGGGTCTAGATAAGGAGCAGCGACATCATTGCACAATTGGTCGATAAAGATCGTTTCAGGAAACGCGATAATTCTGAGCAGAAGAATTCTTTTGACCTGGCTCATATTCTAGTAGTGTTAGTAGAGTGGTATTACACTGTATGTGTCCTCGTACAGGCTCACAAAGTCACCAATTTCCCTTCTTTCAACGAAACCCGAGTATTTGTAAGCCACCAAAAGAAAGAGACAAGCAAAGGGACATAAATGGATCTCATTACTAATAGAAAAGAGAATCAAATGTGATAGTATTAATAGCAAGAGTACCACAAAGCACTATATGGCTGAAAATGTGTCATTGAGCAATTTGATAACATTGCTCAATAAAAAAAGGGATGATCAGTCCATTTTGTCCATTTAGCCTCATGACGAGGAAACACAActgtgtattttacatttaaaaattgtgtttttctgcatgtgtgtgtattagcaTATTAGCAGTTAGCTTGTTATTGCCAGCTAACTTGTGAGCTAACGTCATAGCACAGATGTAAAACAAGAAAAGTACTGAATCCAGTTAAATGTCAAGCTAACATTAATTAGCTGTGATAACATGTGAGCTACACAAACACCCAccttgtgtgtgttgatgtccACAGGTGACAAGCAGCAGGTTGACACGTGGTTCAAATTTGTGGCTTTTCCAAGAACTTCCATGGTTCCTCTCATCTAGCTCACTTCTCACCATCTGCATGAACAAGTCCCGCACAAGAACAGCAGGGGGCGCTATCTGCGGGactggtaataataataataataataataacgatcataataataataaaattaaaaattaaataaataaataataataataacaataataatacaactggttaatttatttgtatagcacttatctaagcAAGGTTAAAAGTGCTTCACAGAATAAATGGCAAAAgacaaatgtataaaatgtataaaaaatgtaGAATTCAATTCTATTTTAAacaccaaatcataacatatgAGGTCCAGACCTTAAAATGTAAACCAACAGTTCCCTcgatgagcagcactttggcgactaTGGCGAACTCCCAAAGTTCACACTTAAGATGACTAATGAATCAGTCTCTATGAATTATAATTACTTCATGTAGTAGTTCCTGTTTGCCACGGTCTGTATGTGACTAAATGAAAGATCACACCTTGTTTTCAATCTGGCAATGGATGGAATATTAAAATGCAGGAGcataaaaacaaagagacaacaTAAAAAGCTCTCTGGCTGGTGCCACACAGACTTTATCTCATGGGCACCGTTTGCCCCTGTGGAGGGAGTGGATCTGTACATTTATAGTGAAATTCAaagccacttcctgtttatgtttttgatTACAAATTGATTCGGACACTTTTGGGAAGAAGATAAGCAGATATTAGAGAAAGTAACAGACCATAGCAGGAGAATCAGggtgaaattatgttttaattaagCTGTGGTGGGTTGTGAGGACATTGAAAATCATTTTCCCTAATGTGAACCGGTAATGGAAGCTTCGCCGTCGCGTAATCTCTGCGGCAAATGCACGAGCGGATCCCTGCAAGACTGTAATCACCTTCACTGCTATTCAATTGTCAGTTGGATGCTGACAAAGGACAAACTTATTTTAGCACCATTAGTATCTCAGGTTGTATTAAATCaactgtgaaaataaaaccacaataaCAACAATGGTTTTTTCACCACTGGATCAAAAggggaaaattaaaaaacaagaagGATAACAAAATAGATAAAGTGCAACAGTATAACTTCATGACCCCTGATTTGATCTGTTTCATTCATAGGCTACTGCAGTATTATATTTGTTGAGACATTTGAAATTTACAGACACAATAATACATGTATTCTACCACTTGAGCTGATGAAATCATGCTGGAGGACAGAGACCCAATTTTACTGATTCAGCGTCTGCTCGCTAACACTCAATGAATACACCTCAGTCTGATAATACATATTGACAGTGTCTCAAAGCAACATCCTGACTCATtgctttcttaaaaaaaaaaaaaagactcaagTGATCAGACTGAATTTATTTACAGGCAGATACTGAATATGCCTCCTCAAGTAAGTGCAGACCATTTCAGTGATTGCTTGCTCAGTGCTGCTTGCTGCCAAAGTCTTTTCATTCTCAGATggacaattacattaagtttttGTAAGTAAGTGAACCTTTGGAAGCCGTCTGCAGCtaaaagagcagagagagaaaggctggatttaaaatgtgtaGAGAACAGTAAGAAGAATAAATGTGCGTTTCAAATTAAATGCAAGCCAGTGAGAtagataaaaaacattattgattatatttctttaaaagaaaagatgtgaaaatgtgtaaattaaaacagaaatgaTAAAAGCTATTATGTTTTCGCACCATATGGACAGATTCATAATTAAAAGCTTGGATTTAAAATGCTGCCGTGTAATATGTGGCTACTGATGGTAATGGTTGGAACAAATGATGAATTACAGAGAGGCTACAGGCGAGTCCGTCGTTACACAACTCCAACCATCCCTAGGTCTTTCAGGTATTGATGTAGCATTACTAAAGTAGAACATGTGCAATGTGCAGTTCGGTTGATCCATATGAAAAAGGAGAGACACTGGAGTCTCATAAAAGATGATGAATTCCCACAATAATCGACCTGCACATGACACAGCCTCAAGGCAAGGAGATGGAACAGAAATTCATTGCAGCAGtaaaatctatatatatatatagtaatgtGGTGTAGTACACAGGTTGGGCACATTAAAGTAAGCACTTGCAGAACCTCTTAAACTGACAGCATGTTAAATGTTCAGATTTTTTCGCCGTGGGGACAGTCTCTGcgttattccctgggaaatcagtgaaaatgtaaaaaaactaaatgttgaaGATAGCGATGAATAAAATTGTGTTCTCTCTTGGCCCAAGTTTTTAGTTGACAAACAAGCCAACCAAAAAACAAATGGGGAGGGgcaaaacataatctccttgttGGAGGTTGACGTGATAAGCTGTGGTTTTATCGACCTGTGACTGCACAGGAAACAAACGTTTTATCAGCATCCCTTTATCTTTGGTGATAGATTTGTGTGCAGATACACAATGAGCAGGATATTGTGTGGTTGAGGATTAAGCTTGTCAGGGCTGTGTGATGGACTAACACTATTTCTCAAACACAACTGAAGCCTTGCACTTTCATCGACTCAACAGCATGCTGAAGAACATCGGAGGCTCTATGTTCCCATGCTCTGTTGAACACGTGTTATATTTAACATCCTTATAGCAAACACCAGCATGCTGGCAGTAATTATAAGTAAAAACCACAATTAACACTCAAAGACTGAACAGCGATGCAAATATTCTGAATAGGAGTAGAAGCACTGCTGCAGGATGCTGCAGAAAGCAGAGTCCCTCCCCTCGATTTTATGACTGGCTCTTTACAGAGTAGGGAGGGagtgaaaaacagagagaatgtCACGCTCTGGTATCTAGTCTTGTGCGGAGCATATGGAGGATTCGTACACCATCCCGAAGTGACACTcgttgtgtacatgtgtgtaaagAATACACTTCTTTCAGCTGAGTCTACACACAATGGAGGATGTTTCTGATCTGAGGCAAAACCCAAAGTGGAGTCAAGAAGTTTCAACAGCCAATTTGAATTTTTTCACAATCTGACCAAAGGTAAGTGAGACCTGCGAACAGTAAGAATGTCTTCCTCTCCTGGCATCAGGGCTCGGGAGAACGTGGACATGATGTATATCTCCATTGAGGCGGCTATTGCCCTGGCCTCTGTGCTGGGGAacgtgctggtggtgctggtggtgtgtGTGAACCGGGCTCTCCGCGACACCACGTTCTCCTTCATCGTGTCTCTGGCGGTGGCTGACATCGCCGTGGGAGTTCTGGTCATCCCCCTGGCCGTCATCATCAGCCTGGGATTTAACACTGAGTTTTACAcctgcctcttcctctcctgcctgCTGCTCATCATCACCCAGAGCTCCATCCTCTCGCTGCTGGCCATCGCCATCGACAGATATCTCAGAGTTAAGATTCCCATCAGGTGAGGAATTGTCTCAAAAACACTAAGTTGGACTTTGAAAAATGACATTTAGCTTTACGCAGGTTTTTAACATGAACCAAAGAAAAGACATGATTCGTTTGTTCAGTGTTGTTTGATGGATAATGTTATGACGTTGAAGTATCGGGaacaataaaatattcataacTGATAGCAGTAACATAATCTCTTGCTGGTGATGATTGCTTCCAGTCAATTTGAGGTTCGTTAATATGCTCCAAACTCTTCACGCTCTGCAATGTGGTATTGACATATATCCATTAGTCCTGTTTTACAATAAATCAATAAGGAATGCGACATAAAATCTTGGAAATGTCTTAGTATACCCGAAGAATAAAGATATAGTAGTTGCTCAGATTAATGATAAAACCCCTGATTGTATGATGAATCTGTTTTCTAAAGTTGCCCGAATAAAACTATAGAACAGCAAatattagtagtagtagcagtagttgtagtagttgtagtagtagtaatagtacaGAGAGCTTCTCACCTCACTCCTTCATTGGCCGTAGTATCATAAGTGTTAATGCACATTTTATCCTCCAGCGAGTAAATCAACAGGAGGCGTTTTTTAACGGTGATGCCTGACATGGCAAAATATATTATTGCCTGGTTTAAAGTAAATCGATGGGCTGCCCATCAAAAGCTTTTAAGCAAATTAAATTGTTTCTTTCTGCCTACATTCCTGACATAGGCACAGATTGTGCAGGGATCTGGCAGGTACCCATGCAACTTTGTGTTTATCCGCTGGAACTTGACGTCACAGCTTGCACGcaagaaaaattaaaaagtctTTCTTCCTTTCCCATTCGACATGTGGTCTGTTTTCTCCAGCTACAACACCATCGTGACCCAGGGGAGAGCCTATGTGGCAGTCTGCCTGTGTTGGATCCTCTCCTTCCTCACTGGATTGGTTCCAATGATTGGCTGGAATAACCGTGAAGCCCAAGGGAACCTCAACACTTCCGGGCAAATTGTGTGCAAGTTCACCACGGTCATGAGGATGGACTACATGGTGTACTTCAATTTCTTTGGCTGGGTGGTGGTACCGCTGACCATAATGATCGCTCTGTATGCCGAGATCTTCCGGGTGATCCGCCAGCAGCTTAACCGGCGTGCGGAGGCCACGTGCGATGGAGAGCGGTACTATCGGAAAGAGCTGAGGCTGGCCAAGTCCCTGGCCTTGGTGGTCTTCCTCTTTGCCGTGTGTTGGCTGCCGATACACATTATGAACTGCATCAACTTCTTCTGCCCAAAGTGTGAGATACCCAAGTCTGCCATGTATGTGGGGATTTTCATGTCCCACGTGAACTCAGCCCTCAACCCAATGGTGTATGCGTTCAGGATAAAGCGGTTCCGAATGACACTGGTGCAGATCACTCGGCGCTGCATGTTGTGTAAACCTGCAGAGCCCACCCCATGCCCCAACAGATCACCAGCCCTGACGAATGGATGCAAACCTGTAACGGGGCTGGAAGTTTTCTGAGGTCATCACTCACAGTGAGACGCTGCGGTGATCTTGATTTATGTGATATTGGGAATATCAACCCATTAGCAGAGACACCAAAGCACTCAGCTGAGTCGTGAAACCAATTCATTTTTGACTCATCCCCATTTTTCTGAGAAAACGATTCTGCCatcaaggaaaacaaaaaatcccCCCCATTGTTCTGCATGAATATGTTTTCTCTCAAAGTCCTCTTAATCAATTCATATTGAATTATAATATGTATGTAAACATAAGTAATACAACAAGCATTACATGTTCAAAAAGCTTGTCAGTAGGTTCTACGGAATAAACTACTGCATTTATATGCTAATCtcacatttattatttcacaACACTTTCAATACATTTTGAACAAGTCTACAGCCAAGGCAACAACTCTGGGTTTGAGTtgaatgctaacatgctaacaatGACATTGCTAAGTATGTGTCAAACTTACTACATTTCTTGgtatgttagcatgctaatatttGATAATCAGCACTAATTAACTTTAGTTTGGCCTGTATGTAGAGGCTGGCATCATTTCACTGCAACTTAAGAACAGTTGTTAAGGTATTTCAGTCAGGCTCAAAGTGGTGGATTGGCTGAGCAACAGGTTGCTGTCATGAGTAAAAGTAAGATGAGATTTAGCGCATTGAGTTAGTTTGCAGAAGCAAAACGTTAAAAATGCATTGCTGCTCCATTTACGAAGCTTATcttacatttattatttcacatttacaaaagtttgaatacattttaaaagattGAGTCTAAAACTTAAAACATTGCAAATGTATGGAGGGAATCCAAAGGAACTTTTTTACAGCAACTCCATCACACAATTGTTGAGAAATTTTGTTCAGAACCGAAAGTGGTGAATTGACAAACCTGCAGGGTGCTAGCATGGCTAAAAATGTTATTAGATTTTGCGCATTAGTTTGCAAAAGTAAACCATAAGCATCAGAGTCAGAATGGAAAGATGCATTGGTCACAAAGATCAATAGAGAGCactgtctgtttgtatttgtcaaTAGAGAGAAGGTGAAAGGCTTTTCTTGGAGAGCATATTCACAGTGAAGTTACCAAaccaaatgaaaaaacacactgGTAACATCAAAGCAATTCAGCGGTCCGTCTTAATCACAGGATGCAGGCACCTCTTCTGCTAATTCAGTTTGTTTCGGCCATATTTCAATAGCTGTGGCAGGGTGATGAAAAAAGGGCTCTGAGGCATTTGTGTAAATTACCCACAGAGCATTAGGGCTGACGTGATTTATTCATCCTCTAAACTCCAAAGCTTCTGCTAAAGCTGTGCAAGTTCTGCCTGGTCATCAGTTTGAGTTCCGCCTGGTTTCACTCACACCACTTCCAATCACATACATGAaggcactcagtggagcgcatacctctgcaaaggaccaacagtccccttacatttgatcaagctgcaccaaattgcagacAATCCTTGATATTAGTCCCACGATTGATGCATTTTGCATTATAaaaatggtgaaaataaaaacaagaagaaaagacGACCTATCTCgtattgttaaagaaagtaattaaaaactgtggattattttaaatgattgttCTTTTCTTGGCTCATGCACCTcacaccaagttttgtggaaagcAGTTTTTTGCATAACCCCACTGACAATCAAAGAGATGGACTTGAGTGAAAAACATCATCTCCTCGGTGGAAGTGAAAAGGGTCAAATCTGGTTCAGGAGATGGATGTTTAAATGTCTGTCGATGTGTTTAAACCACAAGGTTTGTGTATGTCCTGACAGCTCCACAA
This region includes:
- the LOC132999455 gene encoding adenosine receptor A1; amino-acid sequence: MSSSPGIRARENVDMMYISIEAAIALASVLGNVLVVLVVCVNRALRDTTFSFIVSLAVADIAVGVLVIPLAVIISLGFNTEFYTCLFLSCLLLIITQSSILSLLAIAIDRYLRVKIPISYNTIVTQGRAYVAVCLCWILSFLTGLVPMIGWNNREAQGNLNTSGQIVCKFTTVMRMDYMVYFNFFGWVVVPLTIMIALYAEIFRVIRQQLNRRAEATCDGERYYRKELRLAKSLALVVFLFAVCWLPIHIMNCINFFCPKCEIPKSAMYVGIFMSHVNSALNPMVYAFRIKRFRMTLVQITRRCMLCKPAEPTPCPNRSPALTNGCKPVTGLEVF
- the LOC133000507 gene encoding adenosine receptor A1-like; this translates as MSLGEVIYTLVEVLIAVSCCLGNMLVILALWTSKSLQLPTFCLIVSLAAADFLVGCVAIPLAVLVDGRVDTSFHTCQFICCVVILLMSVSVLCLAAIALDRYLRVCIPLRYKRTIRQRHSWLVVAACWFIAIPLSFVPMLGWYDDKTLPYSINSTMVCQFTSVIPMAYLVYFDFFLCTLTPLLIMTILYGLVFYIIRGNLREKPGHSVKRPSLNYLRKEKQLAGSLALVLALFALSWLPIHIMNCIAYFTDSENVTKSVFHVGILLSHANSAVNPVVYAFKIQKIRRAYLQIWRRFIACGNENKGLKSGSAENNNQSSNSVTNDE